A stretch of the Vigna radiata var. radiata cultivar VC1973A chromosome 9, Vradiata_ver6, whole genome shotgun sequence genome encodes the following:
- the LOC106774076 gene encoding phosphatidyl-N-methylethanolamine N-methyltransferase, with product MGIAAAIGLLSPFPFYYCLWNWPQSWVELCGRGRDPSKVMAHVAHFLKLVQFISLFSVSSFHWPPPLYFWPLFAFGQFLNFRVYQLLGEAGTYYGVRFGKHIPWVTEFPFGVIKDPQYVGSIMSLLACLSWVPFQYILLWVLGYVFMMQVESKEDPSTRAKPLL from the exons ATGGGAATAGCGGCGGCTATCGGATTGTTGTCACCGTTTCCGTTCTATTACTGTCTCTGGAATTGGCCCCAATCATGGGTGGAGCTGTGTGGTAGAGGCAGAGACCCTTCTAAAGTTATGGCTCACGTTGCTCATTTCTTGAAGCTCGTTCAGTTCATCTCCCTCTTTTCTGTCTCTTCATTTCATTGGCCTCCTCCATTATACTTTTGGCCCCTCTTTGCTTTTGGCCAATTCCTAAACTTCAG GGTTTATCAGCTACTGGGTGAGGCTGGCACATACTATGGTGTACGTTTTGGAAAACATATTCCCTGGGTTACTGAGTTCCCTTTTGGTGTCATCAAAGATCCTCAATACGTTGGCAGCATTATGAGTCTTCTTGCATGCCTATCTTGGGTTCCTTTTCAATACATTCTCCTTTGGGTTTTAGGTTACGTGTTTATGATGCAAGTGGAATCAAAGGAAGATCCATCTACTCGTGCCAAGCCACTCCTCTGA